Within the Candidatus Omnitrophota bacterium genome, the region GTGGTGCGGGCGGAATTAAAAAAAGTACTGGATTGCAACCGAAAACAGCAAATACTGAATGAGAAGAATGTCGAATAAGTAAATCCAGGCCACATAGAGCACGGTTACCAGCCGGGCGGGCCTGGAAGTTAAAGGAGCTGTCGCGCACCTCAGAGTAAAGAGAGATACCCCGACAAGCTTTTACTTGGCTTTTCGGCTATTTCTACCTTGCGTGAGACTGTGCGGCATGGTGACATGAGGCATGGTAGCATGTGGATTGTGGGTATCTTAATTCTATTGGTATTGGTTCCTGTGTGGTGGATTTGGCTCTATAGGCATCCGAGGGCGGGACTATGAGGCTCAAATCCAAAGGCGAACGTGGCCGGGGCGCAAATGATCTGATGGTTATGGCTTGCATGTGGCCGCGCGATCGATATTACATGGAAGGCCCGCATGTGGCGAGCAATGGCAGAAACACCCAACCAGATCAAGACGAAATTCTTTCTTATATTGCCCAAAATGGACCATGTTCTAGGTACGATGTGGAATTAGAATGTATGCAAAGCAAATCGGCGGTTTTAACGCATTTGGCAGCCCTCCAGAAGGCGGGCAGCATAACCAGGCACCGAGATTCTTATCAGGTGGTTGGATGAGTCCCCCGAAGATCAAGCATATTGGCCGGGTACCAGGAAGTGCGAATGTCCCGCGAGAATGCTACGCTGGCATTGTGCTGTTGCATGTTCTTTTTGATTGGACGTATTACGATATTGGCCGCCCTTGGAAGGCCGCCCCGGACACGATAAGAAATATTTGCAAGAGATGGGAGAGAGCATGAACGATTTTGAGACAGTTGCAATGCGAAGACATGAGATGCTTTTGGCGACTCATCCAATCCACTCCAAGAGGGACTTGCCGCCCAGGATGACAGAGCGGATCATACCGGTACATGAGAAGATAGCACAATTGCAAGAAGCGGTCGATTGCTATCAAATGCGCATAGATCAATTGAATGCCGAATTGGCGATCTATCGAGATGAGGAATGATGACTGAAGAATCGGTCGATGTCTTGATGGGCATTTGGGGCTATAAGCGAGAGGATAAGGGAGATGATACGGAATGAGCTTAGATGAATATCACATCAAGCAGGCACATTCTGCGATTGATGCACTCGCCGCAGAATTGGCAACGGCCAAGCGCGAGCTTGAGGAACAAAAGGCCCTGACATGCGGCAAGCTCATGCCGGTGACGAAGTACCCTATGGGCCAAGCGATGGCGTCAGTATCGAGTTATCATTCGCCAAAAGAAGCAAAAAAGGAAATAGAGGCACTATACCAGAGATGTCTTTCTCTGAAAGATGCGAATCAGGCGGCAATAAAGAACAACGCTACCGTTTACGACGGCTTACGAAAACTTATAGCGGCGATTGGTATCCCATCCAGCTATAACAAGGTCGTCAACAGGCGATCCTATAAGACAGAAAGTGTATCATACGATTGGACGGAAGGTTTACGTCATCTGGTCCCCACGCACGACGATTGGCCGGATGTTCAAAAGACATATGAGCAAAAAATGTCGGAAGTAGCGAAATGGGAAGAAAAAATCGCTGCTGAAGAATCCGAGAAAGAGAGACAACGTGAATCAGAAGCAAAGAACATAGAGAAGATCAAGACTCTCGGAATATTGGCGAACAAATATGGTCTAGCTCTGTCTACAGAGGATCATGAGATTCTTGACGCGATCCTGTCTAAAGACAAGTATCTAGCGCTTGGGCATAGCTTGCTATTAAACCGAGGCGATTGGAGCGATGGGCCGGATTATGCTCGATGCGGCTTAGATCGCTTTGAGGTTGTCTCTGATACGGATCGCGCCATCTATGCAGAACTGCATGACCTAATCGACGATTGGCAAGGAGATGGGCGATGCTTCCGAGATGCTGATTATAGCTATGATCGGCTTTTTGGCATGGTAGATACGGCGCTCCTGGCCGACTACAAGACGTTGATGAGGTTCGAATGTTAATCATCTACACGTCTGCCAACTGTCCAAACTGTCATGCACAGATGGCCGCCTGGCGAAAAGCTAACATTCCCTACATCGAGAAGCCCATTCAAGAACTGCTAGACGATGGCAAGTTACTCACCGATTACAGGCTAGATCACAATGGCAATGCGCCACTGGTGGCCCCGGTGATTTGGGATAATGGGGTGTGGCGATGAAGAAATGTGATCATCAATTTCTTTCCACAGACGGCGGAGCAATTCATGGTAATTGCCGGATCAAGAAATGCCGGTTATTTGACGGGGCAAAATGCGTCTGCGATGACTGCCAGGAGGTCGCATGCGAGTAGGTGATATAGTCCTTACGCCAGGCGAAGGCGGGCCGTACCAAGGAAAGTATGCCTTGGTGATTGGCACGGCGCAAAAGTCGGCGGTCGTGCATACTGGTTTATTCGAACTAACATATTTAAAAGAAGATATAAAAGTTGTCGGGAAGATCAAAACCGGTAAGACATATAAGCCTGGCAGGGGGCCGGACGCAAACCGATTTCAGCAATTTTGTATAATCATTGGTGACAGAATCAAAACGGTTGATGTGATTATATCGAATAGCTGCTATAAATTGGGCGATCTGAGGAAGGCCGCCTGGGCCGCAAATGCCGAGAGGTTCGCATGCAAGATCTCTTAGCCCGTATCCTCATCGAGAAATGGCCCGCTATCATCTACATTCTGCCAGGCGATGCCAAGCCCTTTCTCGCCATGATCGACTATCGGGCAACGGGCCGGGGCGAGACGATGGAAGCGGCATTGATTGGGGCTATCCAGGAGGTGGATAATGTCACTCTGTGAAAAATGTTACTATGTGGTCAATCGGCCAGGATCTTGCACCCTAGATAAGCCTCGCGAGAATTGTGCCGGGTATCGCATGGCCAAGACGCATGTCCGGGGACGGCCCAGAGGCAATCGAGGTGGCGCATGATAGATGAAATTGTTTGCGGAGATTGTCTTGAACTGATCGATGAAATCCAAGACGGATCCGTCGACATGGTCCTCACCGATCCGCCATATTCGAGTGGCGGCATGTTCAGATCCGACCGAAATAATACAACGAGTGCCAAATACGTGGTTGGTGGCACAGAATTGGTTCGACCTGATTTCTATGGAGATAATCGAGACCAAAGAAGCTTTTTGCTCTGGTGCCACATGTGGATGGCGAAGTGCTATAAAAAATTGAGTTCCACGGGATCCTTGCTCTGCTTTACTGATTGGAGACAACTTCCAACCGTGACTGATGCGATCCAAGTGGCCGGGTTCATCTGGCGAGGCATCTACGTTTGGGATAAAACCGAAGCCGCGAGACCAGATAGGGGGCGGTTCAGGCATCAATGTGAATATGTGATTTATGCCACCAAGGGATCCTATGAACGGAATACTGATATTTGCCTGCCAGGTGTATTCAGGAAAGCCGTAAATTCTGCAGAAAAGTTTCACCAGACGGGCAAGCCAGTTGAATTGATTGAAGAACTCCTGCAGGTCTCGCCGGAAAATGGAATTGTCTTGGATCCGTTCATCGGGTCAGGGACCACAGCAGTGGCCTGTAAGCATACCAAACGGCATTTTATTGGATTCGAACTATCGCCCGAATACTGCGAGATTGCTAGAAAGAGAGTTGCTGCTGTACCATCCCGACTAGATTCCTTCTTCGAGGATCCTGCATGATCGGGGAACTACTAGACCTCATCCGGCGCGCCGATGCCAGGCGGCCCTGGGCGATTGTGGACATGTTTCAGGAAGAATGGCAGCGATACGGTACAATCAAGCAGGATAGGACAACCGGAAATTTGGAGATGTCCACTGAGGGATGTCCTGAGAATGAGTGCATCATAAGAGCCTTGCAGAAAAATGTCCTATTCTTTCCGCTATATTGGCAGGAGAGTAAACGGGGCGGTTATTACCGTTTTCAGATATTCGACATCCGGAAACGCGAGGATGACCTGGAATGGGAGGCTAGCCACGCATGAAAAAGATAGACCTTCGCTTGTGGCTGCCCGATCCGTTGGCGTTATTCAGGCGAATTTTGGCGGTGCTGTCTTGAGGTTGCTTGCTCCCATTCTCCTATGTGCTTGCCTCTGCCCGGCAGATCTATCATCATTGATGCAGACAGATCCAGGCGGCAACCTAGACAGCCACATGTTCCTTGCTGCGACACATGGGTATGATGTCGATGGATGGGGCACGGTGAACATAGATGGACATTTATACGCTATTTGGCCCAATGTGCGGGCGATTTGTACGAAAGGACACAATTTGTCTATAGATTGCACAGAAGGGATAATGTGAAAACGGTCGAACCAACCGGGGGCTTTGAAACTGATGCACCGCATAGCTTTATCTACTGGAAACGATAACAGGATAATAAAAAAGATAAGCCCGTCGCAAGCGGGCTAGGATTTGGTTACAATGGAGAAGAAGTTAGCCGAAGCTATTTATAAGTATCGAATCGATCCAAGATTTTACTGCCCGCTCGCACCGTGTATTGGCGAATCTGATGTGTGCGGCGAGTATCTTGCGGGATGCTATGGGGGCAAAGCATGAATACGCTCCTTTTAGAATCCCTCAGCATCCTTTTTGAGCCGGGCGATGTCGTAGAGCTTAGGGCACTCGGAAAACGAAGAAACGAAGTCCAGAGCGGCTATTTCAAGGACTTTGCGAAGCTCTCCGAAGTTGCCAGGATGCTCGATATCACCAATGAACAAAAAGGTATCTATCTTATCCTAAATCAGATCAACCCGGCCCTATATGCCAGGAGTCCCGACAAACTCACTCCAGCCAGAGCACAGCCTACCACAACCGCCGATCAGGACATCATTAAGAGGCGGTGGCTTCCAGTTGATTTTGACCCTATCAGGCCATCGGATATTAGTTCTACTGATGAGGAGCATCAGGCGGCAATAGACCGGGCAAAGGCGGCAAGAGAGGCGCTTAAAGAGATGGGCTTTCCAGACCCGATATTAGCAGATTCTGGTAATGGTGCGCACCTTCTCTATAAGATCGATCTTCCAAACGACCAAGATAGTAAGCATCTCATTGAGACGGTCCTAAAATCATTTGATGCCTTGTTTAGTGATGATCGTGTAGAGGTAGATCTTAAGGTATTCAATGCGGCTCGCATTTGGAAGATGTACGGCACGGCTGCAAAGAAAGGTGATAACATCCAGGAGCGGCCTTGGCGCAAGTCGTCATTATTAGATATTCCAAATAAAATAGAGACAGTTGACCGCAAATTCTTAGAACTTCATGCATGGGCCTGGGAACAAAAAAACCAATCTGAGCGATTCCAAGAAGCATCTCCTAAGAAGGGCTTAACCAGGGAGATTGAATTGGGGCAATGGCTCGCGGCGCACGGCTTAGACATCGCAAAGGAAAAGAGAGCCAACGGCGGCGGCACAATGTATATTCTCGATGCCTGCCCCTGGGACTCATCGCATAGGGATCATTCAGCATGGGCGGTACAATTTGCGTCCGGTGCTATAGCGGCCGGATGCCATCACAACGGATGCTCAGGGAGGGGATGGCGGGATTTGCTTAGGCTCTACGAGCCCCATATAGAGCCTAAGCGATCAGAGCGCAAAGAAAAGATAGATGCCCCTATCGCACAATTGACCATTACAGATGTGGCGGATGTCGAATATGACGAAGACGGCAAGATAGAAAAGGTTACATTCAGCCCGGACAAGGCAGCGGACGCTATAAGCCAATATCTTAGGATCATATCAACGCCAGACGAACGAATATGGGTCTATTCTGAAGGCATCTATAAGCCTAATGGTGAGACGTTGATAGACCAGGTATTAGATCAGGTGGCGGGTGATAAATACTCCATCAGGGCGGCCAAGGAAGTCCACAGAAAGATAGTTCTCAGGACGCTTGAAGAGTTCTCCGTGTTTGATACCAACCCCTATCTATTTGCAGTAGATAACGGAGTTATCGATACAAAGACGGGCAACTTCTTAGAGCATTCGCCAGAATATTGCTTAACTCTGAAATCTCCGATAACTTATGATCCATCGGCACATTGCCCGATCATCGCCGGATTCCTCAAAGACTCTTTAGGATCGGAGGATAATATCTTATCTGCACTGGATATACTTACTGCAAAAACTACTACACTTAACTTTGAGTATTTCGCCGCTGCAATCGGGGGGGGTTCAAACGGCAAAAGCATCTTAGAAGAATTAATTAGGAAGTTCTTCGGAGATGATCAGGTCGCAGAAGTTGAGATCGCCACGCTCACGCAAAATAAGTTCGACAAAATTCAGCTTTACGGCAAGCGGTTCTTAATTAATTCCGAAGTTTCCGGCGATGTCAAAGAATCCAGAACAATCAAGGCCATATCTGGCGGCATGAGAATAGATGCTGACCAGAAGAATAAGAACCATGTTCAGTTCCGGCCCCATTGCTTCATATTCATAGATACGAATAACCCGCCCCGGTTTTCAGATAATACGCACGGATTCGCTCGCCGCCTGGTTAAGATCGATTTCCCCTACAAATTTGTGGATGAGCCGGTGCTTCCTAACGAGAAGCAAAGAGACCCGGAATTGCTTAATAAGATGGCACAGCCAGGCGAACTATCCGGCCTGCTCAACCTATTAATAGCCAATGCTTGCCGGGTTTTGCCTCAGAAGAAAATCCACCAGAGGGGCAGCGGGCAGGAATTGGCCGAAGAGTATGATCTACAATCAAACACCATCGCTGCCTTTTATGACAAGTTCATTGAGGAGGCTGGGTTGGCCTCATGGATTAGTTCGACCGCTACGTACGAATGCTATAAGGATTTCTGCAAGAAGATCAACGCTTCGCCTGTCAGGGATCGGGACTTCTTTGCCTATGCAAAGAAACATTTCAGAGCGATAAAGGGAAGGGAAACGACGCCGACCGGCAAGATTAGAGTATTTTATGGGCTAGATTTTGACGATGAAAAGTATAAGTCTTTTATTAATAGGACCATCATTGGACCATCTTTAGACCAGCAAGAACAGCAACAGGACCAGCAGGACCAACAAGACCATCAAAAAAGAATATTGTGTTTAATAGAAGAAAATATTTTGTATAAGGAGAATAAGGTCGTTTCTGCTGGTCTAGCTGGTCCAGTTGGTCCTGATAACGATTTTGATGGTCCAGAGGAGGTCCAAAATTGGACCAGCATGAATGGTGAACAGGTAGACGGAATATTAAAAAGGTGTTTGGCTATAATCGAGCGAATGAAAAAAGAGGTTACGCCTTTCATTCTATCGATTCACGCAGAAGGCTTGGAAGCGAACATATCACCGAACCAATGCGAATCATGGATGAGGGCGCACGACTGGGTGCAAGAAGGCGGTAAATGGCGAGTCGCATAAGGGGATTCTCTCTCCCTCTCTCACCTTGCGCTATTCTGCGCAGCGCAAAGTATATATACTCACGGCCCAATGGGGTAGTATGGCAAAATGCATGATGTGCAAGCAAGTGCGGGGGACTCATTTCCTCTGCTGTAAGACCGTCTGCCAGACATGCTATGATGTCTTGGCAGCCACACCGGACGGCATGAAAGAAATCGCCAGGCGACAAAGAGAAGCGGCCTCGCGGGCGACTCAACAGGACGCCGAAGCCGCGAGAAAGGCGGCTCTCACGGAAGAGGAGCGCAAGGCAGAATCCGACCGCGAAAGCGAAAAGCTCAAGCGGCGGAACGCCCGACTCGGTAAGTGGGATGGAAAAGAGAGCGAATCCGATCGCATTCGGAGGGCAGATTGAAATGATCATCGGAAACGCATTCAGTCTTTTGATGGTAGCAGATAGGGCTACCATCACGGTATCGCCTCTGACTGCTGACGCGGTCAGTCAAATCGGGCCGCTTGAATCTGCGATAGGCCACGCAGATACGGCTTTCCTGGCAGGGAAGCTCATAGGCCGCGAGTTGCCAGCCAACCGAGCAAATATCGCCCTGAATCCGGGTGACAAGATGGTCGTGGCCCAGTACATCGGGCCGAGGCTGCCGGAAGGCACCAAGGAGCTTCCCACCGGTGCAAGAATTGAGTTTCGGCTGGTGGAGGTGGCCTGAGTGCCCCCCGCCCACCGAAACATCAACGCCAGCTACCGCCTAGACCAAGCAGCCTTCCTGAATTCCTTGGCCGCCCGCGACAAGGGCGAGATGTCCCGGTTCCTGCGGCGGCTCCTGGACGATAGTCGTGAATTTCAGGACTGGCAGAATTCGCTTCCTGCCTGACCCAGGGCCGGATTATCCGGCATGTGGGCCGGTTGTCGCATAGGTGGCAGGGAACATTGTCATCTATGCAGAGTTTGCTCATGTGGCCCCGATTGCTTTTAGGTAGCACGCGAGCAAAGCGGCGGCGGGCGAATCCCCATCGGCTTCGATCGGCGCACGTTCGCCGTCCGATATCATCGCATGAGGACGTTCCCAGCATCCACCGGGTGCAAATTGTACTTGATGAAATCCATATCCTTTCTCTGCTATTGTTTCCTGCAAAACCGCCTGCAATACTGCTTCTCTCCTGAAATCGTCTCTCTGAAAACAATCGTTTCTATAGAAACGGGCGAATGTATTTGCATCGATCAATCTAAGCCGTTCTAATTGGTCCTCGTCTATCACGCTTGCCCCTCCCGAATCTTGACTAAGGCGGCTTGCGCCTCTTCACGATCGCACTCTTCAACTTCTATTTGGTATCCATCACAATCACAACCTGCTATGAGCCGCGATTTCGCATCGATATAAGCAGCCTCTAAGCGATCTACATATCCCGCCTCTTTGGCCGCCTCTAGCTGAAGCTCCTGGGCGGCTTGCTCGCGATATTCCTGCCAATAATCTGCAAGAGGAATATTGCAACCACCGGTCGCGATAGAATCCCATGGAATGTAAGAAATTTCCAGATCGTCTAATGTGGATTTATACCAGTTGCACTTTGCCCGCTCTTCGATGGCGATTTGCTGCCACCTGGCAAGCTCACCTTCTGCTTTCCAGCACCTATCTCGTAGCTGGTTGCAATTGGCCATCAAGTCGTCATTGAATTCTCCGAGTCGCTTGATCACATCTTTTGGCGCTTCCGCGTTATGCACCGCTGCTATTATATCGCCTATATCTGGCATTGCTTATCCCTCTCCGAAAATCTCAGGATGCTCCTGAGCCAATTGCTTCTCGATTGTCTGAATCGCGTAGCACCGATGGCAGGTCGCCATATCAACGAAAGGCTCATTTGGTCCAGGACAGGGCGCAAACTGACATTTGATGCGCTTTAGGCTATCCAATGCTTCCACCAGCGCCTTGCCCCGCGCGCGCTTCGCCTGAGCGAGCTTCTTGAGGGCGGCGCGCGACTTGTTATCCTGCACTTCAGCCGCATTGCAGACCTCTCTTAATGTTTGGGATCGCTTCTGCCAGAATGCTTTATCTGCTTCCAGTTCCGCTAT harbors:
- a CDS encoding DUF1874 domain-containing protein; amino-acid sequence: MIIGNAFSLLMVADRATITVSPLTADAVSQIGPLESAIGHADTAFLAGKLIGRELPANRANIALNPGDKMVVAQYIGPRLPEGTKELPTGARIEFRLVEVA
- a CDS encoding phage/plasmid primase, P4 family, which translates into the protein MNTLLLESLSILFEPGDVVELRALGKRRNEVQSGYFKDFAKLSEVARMLDITNEQKGIYLILNQINPALYARSPDKLTPARAQPTTTADQDIIKRRWLPVDFDPIRPSDISSTDEEHQAAIDRAKAAREALKEMGFPDPILADSGNGAHLLYKIDLPNDQDSKHLIETVLKSFDALFSDDRVEVDLKVFNAARIWKMYGTAAKKGDNIQERPWRKSSLLDIPNKIETVDRKFLELHAWAWEQKNQSERFQEASPKKGLTREIELGQWLAAHGLDIAKEKRANGGGTMYILDACPWDSSHRDHSAWAVQFASGAIAAGCHHNGCSGRGWRDLLRLYEPHIEPKRSERKEKIDAPIAQLTITDVADVEYDEDGKIEKVTFSPDKAADAISQYLRIISTPDERIWVYSEGIYKPNGETLIDQVLDQVAGDKYSIRAAKEVHRKIVLRTLEEFSVFDTNPYLFAVDNGVIDTKTGNFLEHSPEYCLTLKSPITYDPSAHCPIIAGFLKDSLGSEDNILSALDILTAKTTTLNFEYFAAAIGGGSNGKSILEELIRKFFGDDQVAEVEIATLTQNKFDKIQLYGKRFLINSEVSGDVKESRTIKAISGGMRIDADQKNKNHVQFRPHCFIFIDTNNPPRFSDNTHGFARRLVKIDFPYKFVDEPVLPNEKQRDPELLNKMAQPGELSGLLNLLIANACRVLPQKKIHQRGSGQELAEEYDLQSNTIAAFYDKFIEEAGLASWISSTATYECYKDFCKKINASPVRDRDFFAYAKKHFRAIKGRETTPTGKIRVFYGLDFDDEKYKSFINRTIIGPSLDQQEQQQDQQDQQDHQKRILCLIEENILYKENKVVSAGLAGPVGPDNDFDGPEEVQNWTSMNGEQVDGILKRCLAIIERMKKEVTPFILSIHAEGLEANISPNQCESWMRAHDWVQEGGKWRVA
- a CDS encoding site-specific DNA-methyltransferase, yielding MIDEIVCGDCLELIDEIQDGSVDMVLTDPPYSSGGMFRSDRNNTTSAKYVVGGTELVRPDFYGDNRDQRSFLLWCHMWMAKCYKKLSSTGSLLCFTDWRQLPTVTDAIQVAGFIWRGIYVWDKTEAARPDRGRFRHQCEYVIYATKGSYERNTDICLPGVFRKAVNSAEKFHQTGKPVELIEELLQVSPENGIVLDPFIGSGTTAVACKHTKRHFIGFELSPEYCEIARKRVAAVPSRLDSFFEDPA